In Phocoena phocoena chromosome 3, mPhoPho1.1, whole genome shotgun sequence, the DNA window CTTGAGCACATTCCTCTCTGGTAGACATTAACTTATTAAAGTGACCCTGACTGCAAATATAAACTTTGCCCCCATCTCACTTGGCAACCATAGAAGAGGCAGATCTACCTATAAAAGGGAGTGGGAACTGTCCCCAGCCTTCATGATCCAATATCCCATCTACTGAGATGTGGCACCTCAAACTCTTTGCAGTACTCCTGGTCTGCCTGTTGCTGTTAGGCCAGGTAAGAAGAGAAGGATACATAcgtgggtgggtggggatggtagtggtggtggaaGAATTGTAAGCAGACCTTGAGCACCAGACTCAGTCCTGAGGAatggaccctctgctctgagtctACAGCGTCTGTCGGGGGCAGGGGGGAATCATTATTCCAAGTTGTACAGCAAGGCTTCAACTCTTCCATACCTGAGGTGAATCTGTCTTTGTCCTACAGGTATATGGCTCCCCAATACCAGAACTGAGTTCAGAAAAGAGAAGGCTGAGGAGAATGACCCCATTTTGGAGAGGGGTTTCCCTCAGGCCCATTGGAGCCTCCTGTTGGGATGATTCTGAATGTATCACAAGGCTATGCAGGTACTCCACAAACCTGGGCCCAAGAGGCCTGGGAAACTGCGCAAAGGAGAGATCAGCACACACACAgacctaaaaataaaattggggtGGAAGAGTGCCTGGGTTGAGGTGGGAGCTCCACAGGGGAGAATCCCTCAAGAGTTAAAAGCCAAGAACGGCTCCACACAGGTACCATGAAAGAGtagttcctttccttccttcgCTCTACCCTGAGATTGGATATcaagcaaaggaaggaaatgcaGTAGACGTGGCTCTGGGCACTGCTAGACCTCTGTCTTAAAAATcaccttttcttctcccttagaAAAAGACGCTGTTCCCTAAATGTGGCCCAGGAATGATGTATATACACCAGGGGAAAAGAGGACAGCACTTACCTACAACAATGCTCCGTTCTATGGAATATTGATTAACTGCATTTGGTTGGAGGCACTTAAGTGAAGCAATGTTGTGTTTTTAGATTGTTTAAAGACAGGTGTATGCTTTAAATTGGTCTCCGTTTCTTCTTACAATGTTGATATGCAGATAAGCATAACTAAACTTGTCAACttaagagtttatttttctatgtatactatAAAATGTCTCAAACTGAAATTCTGGCAGCCTGGAATTCATGCTTTTGAGGGGAAGAAGGATTTATTTTGTATACTATAGAAAACCCAGCAAGGCCTAATAATGTGTTAACTTCTCAATCCGGAAAGCACAGTGAGAGTTAACATttcttgaagaaataaagaacacaatGGCAGGCTAAAGGCAAAAGTTTACTAATAGCTAGAGATTAACCTTGGCAAGTTCATAAACTACGGCCCTGGATCCTAACCCTTCACTCCATGTAAAGAACATTTCAGTGAGGCGTCAAAAGACAGGCGATATTGGCACTCAGTACCTGACGATGTGCCCTAGTTTGTCTATGAACAAGagaactggaagaaaatgaaacaataaaagcCCAAGCCATGAAGAATAACAAAAAGGATGTGTATGAGATTTCTGTTGGAGCAGGGTGAATTCTGATCTATGCAGAAGGACCCATGGCCAGCCAGTTCAGAATTTCTATAATCAGAAATTAACACCTGGACTGATGGGACCAGACTTTTAAAGAAGAGTAGCACTGGACcctaaaatacaaaacagaaattacaCGAAAAGGGCAAAGTAGGAGTTGAAGAAGTGTAGAGAGCCGTGTTTATAAACTTTAATACAGAAAATCTATTTGATATTTATTAAACTTCGTTTCTCCAGCTATGGTTTGGCATTATACAAAGCATCTTAATGACACAGTAGAGTTAAAAAGATCTTTACAAATTGAAATGTGATACCCTTGTCTCCAAATATTTTAATTgccataaatttgtttaaaaatacacattaaacGCATGTTTGACACTCTAAACTTTCTATAATCTCAATACcacaaaatacatataatatactaTACAGATGTGGAAAAATCTAGTTAGTATATAATACTTTGCTCACCATTAACAGCTTTGTTATGTGAAATGCACATACTGACTTAGAAATCCTAGCTTTTGAGCCCCAAAGTACCTctgaaattttaatgtattacaacaaataaaaatcacagtatataattgaaattttggTTGAAAATGTCAGATGCctaaatattttggataaaagaaatgtaaaacaaagatTTGGATCATGTACAAAACAAAGGCATTCTATCAGACACTAACAGTACCTTTCTGCAGAATCAACAAGGCTTTTATCAGCGGCATTACCTCCCCTCCAAAACCCTCCCCAAATATCAAACCATTATTcaccaaataattttaatttcaaataaaaggattttcaataaatatataagtatttcCATCCTCCATATACAAAATTTCTTAAAACCATTCAAAACGGAGGCTAGATAGAAATTTTCATAACTGTGCTTACCAACCCTACATCTGGTCCTCAAGGGTGATGCCTTTTCAGGCACCACCACCTGGGCCAGCTCTGTTGGTGAGCCCCGTCCCGTCCCGCCCCGCCCCGACCCCAGTACTGCTGAATGCTCATGTCAATGATTTGCCAGGTGTGTGCATAAAGTTGTAAAATGGGGACACTTCttgaacagcaacaacaaactcAACAGTATGGATAATCATGGCATTGATTTGAAAGGCAGCATTTCCAAATAGATATTTTCCAGAGAGGAACACAGCAGGTAGAAAATTCCAATGGATAAAACCTGAAAAGAAACCCTATGTGGAAGCAGTAAGAGGTCAAAACTGAATATTACTAGAATTTCTGGGTGAGAGCTTTTTTCCCCATGCTCATTTAGAGAGCTTTTtagctgtttctttttaaaaatgggaatttaTGCTTAGCCAAGCAATGTTGGCAAGGAGAGGTCCAAGCTGACATTCCTGAAAGTCAACTTCATTATATGACAATTACTTAGGTTGCTATTTTAGGTTGCTTAAAGATTATAAGACTTGGTTTAGACTTAACTCTAATGCCTTATTCTGTGaccaaattctatcaaacagaaGAGACTGAGATATTCTTTCCATTCGCTTTTCTGGAGACTGTAAGTTCTTTTTAATTAACCATATGGTTCGAGTAAATAGAATCTGTATCTGCTTTACCAACTGTTAATAACTTACTTCCTATCACTTGCCAGCTTAGTTACAGGGTCTAGGGGTCTAAAATGAATTTCTCTATTAGTGAATATGTGAAAGATATGCTCACAAACATGAACAATTTGGCCTCTTGTCACTACATATTCTAAGTCATTCAATACTtatctcttctatttattttactgaatagCAACCTTAGATGTGCAATATTATTATTGGAAAAAAGTTTGCCTCGCCAACacatagatagatacatgatattgaaatgaaatctgtgttccACATAATTAGGGAATATGACTTCTAGGAATCTATATGGATTTGAAATGTTTTGCTTCCcaatttatttaggaaaaataaaaaatcatcacAATCTGCCTAAAGCATCATTCCCAGTAGATGTTCGTGGGACCCAGAGGCAAACTTCTATAATTCAAAATACATTATGAGGCCCTTTTGTTCAATTAGCAACTGGAAAATTAAAATCCTTCCCACCCTGTAAGAGCCCTATTATACTACGGAAGggctcaaatatattttaaaagttaatttactACAAATCATAGTAATTAAGCTTTAACAATCTAAAAGGAATATACATTGCACCCTTGAACATTAATATTCAAGGTGTCAACAAGAAAGTGTCTTAGatcaatttaataaataatgtggAAATAGTTGCACTAAGCTAAAATActaaacacacacatttttgacAAACTAACTTCATGttttcatacatacatacatacatatatataaagtgtgtgtgtgtacgtaattttaaaatccaaagtCACATACCCTCACACTTGTAAGAGTGCACAGCGTACCTCTCCCCTACACAACTAGGCATCACTGACTGGAGCGATCACGGGCTGTGCTGAAACTCCGCAGAGTGCTGCTGGCCTCCAGAGCCAGAGATTTCACTTAGAACAGGTGTGTTTTGTAGGCTCTTGCTTCACAATGCAAGCTTATTCAATAAGGTAATTTCTCGAAGTTACtgtcattaaatataaaaatgacgcTGTCTGATCTAGCTGATTAAACCTTTCcttaatgaaaagaaacaaacaacaattaaaaaacaacaacagcagcgaACCTAATAAAGCCGTAAGTGTGTCGCTCAAAGTGCAACCCAGATGCCTGTGGATCCACCAGCATGAGAGCCCCACAGAGCACAGGCATGTGTGGGCACGTGCACACATTTCTCTAGACAGCTTTTACATTGGAGAGTTAAACTAGTGATGCTCAACCTTCTCTACTCTTCAGCAACTACAGCTGTAAATTTATCTGAAGTACTCATTGCTTATAAAGTCAATTCTTAACTACTTGCCCAGAAAAAGGTGGCACTGAGGCAAGAAATGGGCTGAATGCTCCCCAGCCAGACTGGACCTGGGCTGGACTGAGGAAGCCTGAATCACCTGGAGGGGAGTGCTCCCCACAGGCCAGCCTAGGCCGGGCAAGACTATACCATGTGACAACTTCATCCACCATAATATGTTCGTTGGTTGCCTGTAAAGAGTCCAGTGGGATAGGCTACTGCCTCCTGGCATACAAGTGTGGTCTTAGAGCAGTCAacagagtaattttttaaatagctgctatttttataattaactATATTAAATACAAGTCTCAGACTAAGTAAGTTTTTAGCTATTTGTCAAAATCAGTTGTAAATAGTTAGAGAACACTGAAGACACCTACTGAGGAAGAAGGAATGGTCGCCTGTGAAGGAGTGCAAAGTATGTGCTGGAACAGATGAAGACAGACAGAACTTCTGAGGAGATGGACACAGAGGAGAGGGAGTGGTGTTTCCAGAGACTATTACACTGAAAATTCAATTATTTAGAAAAGGATTTTGATCCATTGCCCATTACCACCTGGTGGGAAAAACCCTCAACAATGAAAAGCttgtaaaaattcattttccaaGAATTAACACAGTTTTAGAGAGAGAGTACTTTACCACAGCACCAAAAAACATGCAGGAAATTCTGCTTTAACAAATTATCACTGTGATCTGGGAAATGCTCCTGCTACCTCTCAGGACCCACAAGAGACTAGAACACACTGGAACTCAGAAGTGCCCCACTGGCTGCTGTTGCTGGAAGTCTAAAAGCTCAGAGGatactttttccatttctaagatATCATGGAAAATTAAGGAATCAGAGTCAGAGAAATCAGAGAACAGGACGAACATCTACTTGATTAACTGTGGCAAGTTTCTTACTGAATAACGATCACTGAGAAGCTGTCCTCTTAAGGAAAACTGTTCCTAAAACACACTAAGATTAAGTTAGCAAGGTATCAGAGGCAATTTCTCCAAGGGAAAATTGTTAAATTCAGCATAATTTGGAGATCTGAATCTTCAGTGATATGCAAAAACAACTTGAGGTACAAAACCATTAAGAAGCTCTATAGAGGCCACAGGACAATGAAAGTTCACTAGCCTCATAAGTAAGTGTAGACTCAGATGCAGAGGAGTCATTATACCACTGGGCTTGGAGATTTTCTATCCCTTCTTTCCCATTTCAAGCCTTAGCAATCATCTATAAACAGCAGGGCAATCCTTTTTTCTGATTGGATGGATTCATTTTTGAAATTGGGAGAAGGACAAACTATTTTTTGAAGCAGCATTACCCAACAGGTTAGACTAAGTCATGTACCAAAGCATTAGCTTTTCTGAAAGAATTAATCTTTATGTGACCCTAAAGGACgattgaaaaggaaagagaatttaaCATTACTACAGAATACCAACCATATGGGTGATCTGCAACTAGTGTAAAACTTCATCTGTAAACAATCCATAGACCCTTCATTTAAAGGTAAGATTTAAGGCACACCAGACATGATAGGGGCACTAAAAACAGAAGATAGAAGGTGTATTTCTCACTTTTGACTCCTATATGCACCTTATAGGGAAAGGTACTTTGATACACAACTCTTACAGAGCTGGCTTCTCAAGCTCtacccctgcttccctccccttcccaagAGAATTCATACTGAACCAAGTTAGGTACTTTTCTAGTGTGAATTTTCTGATCCCATCAGAAACATACATCATTGATGAGGGCCTTCATAATACAAAGGTAGTAAACACAAGACAggtttaaaagaagaaactgatcATCTCTACATCAGGCATTAGAGCTCTAAGTTGTATAGCAAAAGCACACACACCAAAGCTCCAGCCCATTCCTACATCAGTCACTGAATGCTCCTATCAGAGCATCACAATCTagtgtgggaaaaaaattttaaattagaattcTGAAGAGAGATTTTACCCTACAAACATCATCAATGCAAGAGATATAGGCAGCAACGCTCAGGAGTTAGATCATCCTTTGTTCAACAGTAACTTATTCTGTTTCAGTGTCAAATTATTagtaacaaaaaaccccaaaaaacaaaaaacatggttTTAATAAAATCCATAAGGTTCAAGATTGTCCTTTTATGAAACCCTTCACATGATATGCTTCTCCTAGAAAGTTTGCCTGCCCTCTTTTGTAATGCATTAAATGCAAGTTATAGTCACCTTGTGATTGCTATAGTGTTATTAACACATGTTCACAGTTCTTGAAATAATGCATACCAAATCACACATTTCCTTTTACATCCACGTAGAACACCATCTTCTCATATTTAAGTGATTTTTCATGTGTAGAAGAATATCCTTAATACTAAGTATAAATTCTGCAATAATAAAATTGTACTTAAGATCTGAAGTAATATCAGGTAGTAGGTGTAGAAAGAACATGTCCACATTCTAGATGAACCAACTCTTACTCTTAGAAGAGTTACCAcaaaaagacattatttttagGTAACAAAGCTcccaaagtatataaataaaaatgcctACATTAAATTTACACAAAATATTCAACAGAGTAAATTCATAGGCAGAAATAACTAAGTTTTAAACTAGCCCCAATCTgggcacttaaaaaaattaaaataaatagaatttcaaCTGATTAGTTATGAATTGCAACTGAAATTTCAATCTTATTACAGATCATTGAAACCAGCTTATCAACGTGCTGCagatttaaaagcatttaaataatttttcatattggGAATATTGAAGGGGTCAAACTACATGATGGCTTTGGGTTATAAAAAACAACACATGAACCAGGGAGGAGAAAACCATTCCTCATTCTTAGTGTCGACTAGGTGGTATGTTATGGCAGTTTTCCTTCGTGATGTGACACAGTGTTGTGGAGAAAATCAGAGGCAACAAGAATGTGTTCAGTTCAGGATATCAACTTGGCATCCTGGCGAAGCCAGTGCAGTCCCTGCCGGGTATAACGAACTAGGTCTGTCATGATGCTTGCGTTAAAGATGAGAGGACCCATTACTTTATCCAGTTCAGCAAAGAATTctagaaaaccaaaaacacttaTTAAATGATGCACACTCTTTTGAATAAGTGCTTTATAAAGTTTTTAGTCTAGACTGTAAAATGCTATTCATATAAAGTAAAAAGCACTCCCTCCTGCACTAAAATAACTCTTCgtgttttaaaacaaatcatcCCATAGTCTGTCAAGTTATATATTTTCCCTAAgtcatgaaacatttttaaaagactatatgGTCAGGAATTAAGagttatacatataaacaaaATGTCACTGATGGAAATTGCTAGTATGCAGcaaa includes these proteins:
- the LEAP2 gene encoding liver-expressed antimicrobial peptide 2 is translated as MWHLKLFAVLLVCLLLLGQVYGSPIPELSSEKRRLRRMTPFWRGVSLRPIGASCWDDSECITRLCRKRRCSLNVAQE